In Spodoptera frugiperda isolate SF20-4 chromosome 1, AGI-APGP_CSIRO_Sfru_2.0, whole genome shotgun sequence, the following are encoded in one genomic region:
- the LOC118273419 gene encoding uncharacterized protein LOC118273419 → MFLQGRVIIVWLSWLIGGICGVVILLVIICYCRLMPRHQKSFDEQYLKENYAIKENHAYTSQENYRMKHAEVQVQRHTRPVSYAGDAECRGSREGRHPPQCYVNRVPDTREQCMQYASSSMLDEIDSAANIDALKTRSLPAFLRPKPRPLSTEDDLQQLYAKVNLSKKYKNRMRNEHAAIIALSKSHSQFFDADAVIVYDQRTAL, encoded by the exons ATGTTTCTGCAG GGTCGTGTTATAATTGTTTGGTTATCTTGGCTTATTGGAGGTATTTGCGGAgttgttattttgttagttataaTTTGTTACTGCCGCCTAATGCCGCGTCATCAGAAATCGTTTG ATGAACAATATCTTAAGGAAAACTATGCTATCAAAGAAAATCATGCATATACTAGTCAGGAAAATTATAGGATGAAACATGCTGAG gTTCAAGTCCAGCGTCACACAAGACCAGTCAGCTATGCAGGAGATGCGGAGTGTAGAGGGTCGCGGGAAGGGCGCCATCCACCACAGTGCTATGTCAACCGAGTTCCAGACACCAGGGAGCAATGCATGCAATATGCTTCAAGCAGTA TGCTAGACGAAATAGACAGTGCGGCGAACATTGATGCATTAAAGACAAGATCGCTCCCTGCGTTTCTCAGGCCCAAACCTCGACCACTGTCCACCGAAGATGACCTACAACAACTGTACGCTAAA GTAAATCTAAGCAAGAAATACAAGAATCGCATGCGCAACGAACACGCCGCCATCATCGCCCTCAGTAAGTCACACAGCCAGTTCTTTGACGCGGACGCCGTCATTGTCTATGACCAACGAACAGCGCTATAA